A region from the Paenibacillus humicola genome encodes:
- a CDS encoding serpin family protein, whose product MFKFVLAAVAAAALLTSCGTAAPLSKSSISAPERERLAKRIDPRTVQATNAFGLELAGRIMQEYPGENLILSPVSIVQALSMTLNGASGPTREEMKKALHAEGMTLQELNAGQQVLREVLVRTGPGITLSMANSLWLQEEWPFRKTYLDRVKSAYGAELNQRDLTEPGVRKEMNKWVDKQTNGLIPTILDQPVSGNTRALLLNALYFDGAWQTPFEPEETRDGDFTNGDGSKSRISFMHREGMFEYEENDAYQAVRLPYGDGQMGMLVVLPRQGADQAALTAKWLRDPGLWTKRYTSFQGRLAMPKFRIEDQHELKKTLSAMGMSLPFDPDQADFSEMADTSGRNGKLFISQVVHKTLLDVSERGTKAAAATMVGVSSGSAGPKKSFEMTIDRPFLFAIEDLQSGTLLFAGRIEKL is encoded by the coding sequence GTGTTCAAATTCGTTTTGGCGGCCGTTGCCGCTGCTGCGCTGTTAACGTCCTGCGGGACCGCTGCCCCATTGTCCAAATCGTCCATTTCCGCGCCGGAGCGCGAGCGGCTCGCGAAGCGGATCGATCCGCGCACGGTTCAGGCGACAAACGCGTTCGGTCTTGAGCTTGCGGGTAGGATCATGCAAGAATATCCCGGCGAAAACCTGATTCTGTCGCCGGTCAGCATCGTACAGGCTTTGTCCATGACGTTGAACGGCGCCTCAGGTCCGACCCGGGAAGAGATGAAGAAGGCGCTGCATGCGGAAGGAATGACGCTGCAGGAGCTGAATGCCGGACAGCAGGTGTTGAGAGAGGTGCTCGTCAGGACCGGACCGGGCATTACGTTGTCGATGGCCAATTCCCTCTGGCTGCAGGAAGAATGGCCGTTTCGGAAGACTTATCTGGACCGGGTCAAATCCGCCTATGGCGCAGAGCTGAACCAGCGGGATTTAACCGAGCCGGGTGTACGCAAGGAAATGAACAAGTGGGTGGATAAGCAGACAAACGGCCTTATTCCGACGATTTTGGATCAGCCGGTATCAGGGAACACGAGGGCTCTTCTGCTGAATGCGCTTTATTTTGACGGTGCATGGCAGACGCCCTTCGAGCCTGAGGAGACACGGGACGGAGACTTTACGAACGGGGATGGCAGCAAAAGCCGGATTTCCTTCATGCACCGGGAAGGCATGTTCGAATATGAAGAAAACGATGCGTACCAGGCGGTGCGTCTGCCTTACGGGGACGGACAAATGGGCATGCTCGTCGTGCTGCCGCGGCAAGGGGCGGATCAGGCGGCACTGACGGCGAAATGGCTGCGCGATCCGGGGCTGTGGACGAAGCGGTATACATCGTTCCAAGGCCGGCTTGCGATGCCGAAATTTCGGATCGAAGATCAACACGAGCTGAAGAAGACGCTTAGCGCCATGGGAATGAGCTTGCCATTCGATCCGGACCAAGCGGATTTCAGCGAAATGGCCGACACGAGCGGCCGGAACGGGAAGCTTTTTATCAGCCAAGTGGTCCATAAAACGCTGCTCGACGTATCCGAGCGCGGGACCAAGGCCGCGGCTGCGACAATGGTGGGAGTAAGTTCCGGAAGCGCCGGGCCGAAGAAAAGCTTCGAGATGACGATCGACCGGCCGTTCCTGTTTGCCATCGAAGATTTACAAAGCGGGACGCTGCTTTTCGCCGGTCGAATCGAGAAGCTGTAA
- a CDS encoding carboxymuconolactone decarboxylase family protein, whose translation MIKYIQPVPVSSTEGIVSDMYKQIRRDFGFVADIFIMHSFSPALLAGLWAALRETELVGSVPRVMKEAVAASVAKANQCSFCVDVHTTMIAAAGDKEAAKKIFEGQVDGISDEKLNPL comes from the coding sequence ATGATCAAATACATTCAACCGGTACCTGTCTCTTCAACCGAAGGAATCGTATCCGACATGTATAAACAAATACGGAGAGACTTTGGATTTGTGGCCGATATTTTTATCATGCATTCCTTTTCGCCGGCTCTGCTCGCAGGATTATGGGCAGCGTTAAGGGAAACGGAACTTGTCGGCAGCGTGCCGAGAGTGATGAAGGAGGCGGTTGCCGCCTCGGTTGCAAAGGCCAATCAATGTTCGTTTTGTGTGGATGTGCACACCACTATGATAGCGGCAGCCGGGGATAAAGAAGCGGCAAAAAAGATATTCGAAGGTCAAGTTGACGGAATATCGGACGAAAAATTAAATCCATTGTAA